One stretch of Streptomyces sp. R21 DNA includes these proteins:
- a CDS encoding maleylpyruvate isomerase family mycothiol-dependent enzyme, producing MQETPDFPDLLRLIDERSTAFRAAVACAPDLDLQVPTCPEWTLLDLVQHLGEGRRAWAATIDAGPDASAKAAAPQGDATAPREREALLGWLAESTQLMLDALREAGPDRGCWVWWGKSQSPQTCGAVARHQLHEIAVHTYDAQLTVGAPESLPEEVALDGVEEFLFTLCTTTEAWPHEPAVIEYHATEGRSWRNWLSDDGARAARLSTPGAPAATATGEVPEAIDASVEGSASELVLAFYGRIPLNSLKLDDSRSVFDQFVAWEPE from the coding sequence GTGCAAGAGACTCCAGACTTCCCTGACCTGCTGCGACTGATCGACGAGCGGTCGACCGCCTTCCGTGCCGCGGTGGCCTGCGCGCCCGACCTTGACCTGCAGGTGCCGACCTGCCCCGAGTGGACGCTGCTCGACCTGGTGCAGCACCTGGGTGAGGGGCGCCGCGCCTGGGCCGCCACCATCGACGCAGGGCCCGACGCCTCGGCCAAGGCCGCCGCACCGCAGGGCGACGCGACCGCACCCCGGGAGCGCGAAGCCCTGCTGGGCTGGTTGGCCGAGTCGACGCAGCTCATGCTGGACGCGCTGCGGGAAGCCGGCCCGGATCGGGGCTGCTGGGTGTGGTGGGGCAAGTCTCAGTCGCCGCAGACCTGCGGTGCCGTTGCCCGGCACCAGCTCCATGAGATCGCGGTGCACACCTACGATGCCCAGCTGACCGTGGGCGCCCCGGAGTCGCTGCCCGAGGAGGTGGCCCTCGACGGGGTCGAGGAGTTCCTCTTCACCCTCTGCACCACGACGGAGGCCTGGCCGCACGAGCCTGCTGTCATCGAGTACCACGCCACCGAGGGTCGCTCCTGGCGCAACTGGCTCTCCGACGACGGCGCCCGGGCCGCCCGCTTGTCCACACCCGGCGCACCTGCGGCTACCGCCACCGGCGAGGTGCCGGAGGCGATCGATGCCTCTGTCGAGGGTTCGGCCAGTGAGCTGGTCCTCGCTTTCTACGGCCGCATTCCCCTGAACTCCTTGAAGCTCGACGACAGCCGGAGTGTCTTCGACCAGTTCGTAGCCTGGGAGCCGGAGTAG